A window of the Spirochaeta lutea genome harbors these coding sequences:
- a CDS encoding CBS domain-containing protein, giving the protein MTPDNSGFRILGDNTPSFIIELMYRMKVRDVMSRRLITAGKQDPLEHLQNLMRQNQITGIPVVDGKRLLGIISMDDIIHALEENCMHCPAESRMTRNVIVLEDDMPLSFAISYMEKYHFGRFPVLTKTGELAGILTSRDIIVHLLLAMNKELEAMEKNLVTRENYEEGGTLFREYTTRKFDFENAGKASTEIKKVLTDRGLGPKLARRVAVASYELEMNQVVHSLGGTISFTLTKDWVEILARDQGPGIEDVEAALTEGWSTANEWVRSLGFGAGMGLPNTKRVSDEFSISSSPNGTRVQTRFFIKQTQE; this is encoded by the coding sequence ATGACCCCGGATAACAGCGGCTTTCGTATTCTCGGAGACAATACCCCGAGTTTTATCATCGAACTCATGTACCGTATGAAGGTTCGGGATGTTATGAGTCGACGGTTAATCACCGCCGGTAAACAGGACCCCCTGGAACACCTTCAAAACCTCATGCGGCAAAACCAGATTACCGGCATACCCGTGGTGGATGGCAAACGACTTTTGGGCATCATCAGCATGGATGATATTATCCACGCCCTGGAAGAGAATTGTATGCACTGCCCCGCTGAAAGCCGCATGACCCGGAACGTGATCGTCCTGGAAGATGACATGCCCCTGAGTTTTGCGATTTCCTACATGGAAAAATACCATTTCGGCCGGTTTCCGGTACTCACAAAAACCGGGGAGCTGGCGGGAATCCTGACCAGCCGGGATATTATTGTGCATTTACTCCTTGCCATGAATAAAGAATTGGAAGCTATGGAAAAAAACCTGGTAACCCGGGAAAACTACGAAGAGGGCGGAACCCTGTTCCGTGAATACACCACCCGAAAATTTGACTTCGAGAATGCCGGCAAGGCATCCACGGAAATAAAAAAGGTACTCACCGACCGGGGCCTCGGCCCCAAATTAGCCCGGCGGGTAGCAGTGGCAAGCTACGAATTGGAAATGAACCAGGTCGTACATTCCCTGGGGGGAACCATCAGCTTCACCCTTACCAAAGACTGGGTAGAGATCCTCGCCCGGGACCAGGGTCCCGGAATTGAAGATGTAGAAGCAGCCCTCACCGAGGGGTGGTCAACCGCCAACGAATGGGTGCGCTCCCTGGGGTTCGGCGCCGGAATGGGCCTTCCTAATACCAAACGAGTGAGTGATGAGTTTTCCATCAGCTCCTCCCCGAACGGAACCCGGGTACAAACCCGGTTTTTTATAAAACAAACCCAGGAGTAG
- a CDS encoding PHP domain-containing protein, giving the protein MPEGLPTRETTLLADLHIHSCLSPCADIDVSPATLARRGAELGLNMMALTDHNSSLNCPAFALCCERWGIIPVFGMELTTAEEVHLLCLFGDLNASMEFHHRVHRSFPHIPLNEDMWNPQYVVDDQENVIDQVPYLLTSASTLSLTEAVQQVHSLDGLAIPAHIDRSSFSLYSQLGFMTNDPFDGVEITLTPDESELRISRGSMPCIADSDCHQLSDLAQRHTRLSSVTGDFSGLQQALKNRLTSPVFTYPGG; this is encoded by the coding sequence ATGCCCGAAGGCCTGCCAACCCGAGAAACCACGCTGCTCGCCGATCTCCATATCCACTCCTGTCTAAGCCCCTGCGCGGATATCGATGTAAGCCCGGCGACCCTTGCCCGCCGGGGTGCGGAGCTCGGCCTCAATATGATGGCCCTGACGGATCACAATTCATCCCTGAACTGCCCTGCCTTTGCACTCTGCTGCGAACGCTGGGGCATTATCCCGGTATTCGGCATGGAGCTTACTACCGCCGAGGAGGTGCATCTTCTCTGTCTATTTGGGGATTTGAACGCCAGCATGGAATTCCACCACCGGGTTCACCGGAGCTTTCCACACATTCCTCTCAACGAAGATATGTGGAATCCCCAGTACGTGGTGGACGATCAGGAAAATGTCATTGACCAGGTACCCTACCTATTAACATCGGCAAGCACCCTGAGTCTGACCGAAGCAGTTCAGCAGGTACATTCCCTGGATGGGTTGGCGATTCCCGCCCACATCGATCGGTCCAGCTTTTCCCTATACAGTCAATTGGGCTTCATGACCAACGACCCTTTTGACGGCGTAGAAATCACCCTAACCCCAGATGAAAGCGAATTACGAATCTCCCGGGGTTCCATGCCCTGCATTGCCGATTCAGACTGCCACCAGCTTTCCGACCTCGCCCAACGCCATACCCGGCTGTCCTCAGTAACCGGGGATTTCTCAGGACTGCAGCAGGCATTGAAAAACCGGCTGACCTCCCCGGTGTTTACCTATCCCGGGGGATGA